A single region of the Kryptolebias marmoratus isolate JLee-2015 linkage group LG10, ASM164957v2, whole genome shotgun sequence genome encodes:
- the fhl5 gene encoding four and a half LIM domains protein 5 has product MSTTERFDCHYCKESLLGKKYIMKDDTQYCTKCYENLFTNCCEGCSLPIGCNCKDLSYKDRHWHEQCFKCAKCSRSLVEKAFAAKEDLLLCTECYAHDYSSKCSTCKKTVMPGSRKMEYKGNSWHETCFLCHRCQQPIGTKSFIPKDTGYFCVPCFEKQFAYQCCACKKAITTGGVTYQEKPWHRECFLCIGCRKQLSGQRFTSRENYPYCLECFSNLFAKKCVGCTKPISSLAGAKYISFEERQWHSECFTCLHCSVSLVGRGFLTQRDNILCTDCGREK; this is encoded by the exons atgtCCACCACTGAGAGGTTTGATTGCCATTACTGCAAAGAGTCTCTGCTGGGGAAGAAGTACATAATGAAAGATGACACGCAGTACTGCACAAAGTGTTATGAAAACCTATTTACCAACTGTTGTGAGGGCTGCTCTTTACCTATTGGCTGTAACTGCAAG GACCTGTCCTATAAGGATCGCCACTGGCATGAGCAGTGCTTCAAGTGTGCAAAGTGCAGCCGCTCACTGGTAGAGAAGGCCTTTGCAGCCAAGGAGGATTTACTGCTCTGCACTGAATGCTATGCGCACGATTACTCCTCCAAGTGCAGCACCTGCAAGAAAACTGTCATGCCAG GTTCCCGAAAAATGGAATACAAAGGGAACAGCTGGCATGAGACCTGCTTCCTGTGCCACCGCTGCCAGCAGCCAATAGGAACCAAGTCCTTCATCCCCAAAGACACTGGCTACTTCTGTGTGCCCTGCTTCGAAAAGCAGTTTGCATACCAGTGCTGTGCATGTAAGAAG GCCATCACAACAGGTGGCGTGACCTACCAAGAGAAGCCTTGGCATCGTGAGTGTTTCCTCTGCATTGGCTGCAGGAAGCAGTTATCAGGCCAGCGCTTCACCTCCAGGGAGAATTACCCATACTGCCTTGAGTGCTTCAGCAACCTGTTTGCAAAGAAGTGTGTGGGCTGCACCAAGCCCATTTCTA GTTTGGCAGGTGCCAAATACATCTCCTTTGAAGAGCGCCAGTGGCACAGCGAGTGTTTCACCTGCCTGCATTGCTCGGTGTCACTGGTGGGCCGTGGTTTCCTCACCCAGCGAGACAACATTTTGTGCACTGACTGCGGGAGGGAGAAATGA
- the LOC108233304 gene encoding 4-galactosyl-N-acetylglucosaminide 3-alpha-L-fucosyltransferase 9-like, with amino-acid sequence MSTNSNMLRPLLISIFVLGCFATIFFMYFKPSTSWLYSPVKSLVSSNQDKSAISTKSNESVIIILLWFWPFGARFKLDVCSSQYNIEGCLVTADRNLYNKSHGVVIHHRDIAGDLSNLPSQQRPPFQKWIWLNLESPVHSPRLTGLNSLFNLTLNYRQDSDIRGTYGTVIAKETKEDFVPPSKNKLVCWIVSNWSPNHARAKYYNELKKYVDVHVYGQAFGNRISGEECQSIVTSCKFYLSFENSIFKDYITEKFYRALSLGTVPVVLGPSRQNYENFIQGDSFIHVNDFPSPKELAEYLLLLDKNEYLYKKYFKWRRHFTAHGYGPWARRLCDACAYLKKHNEYKSINDFIKWYWG; translated from the coding sequence ATGTCTACAAATAGTAATATGCTGCGACCTCTTCTGATCAGTATTTTTGTTCTGGGATGCTTCGCGACcatcttttttatgtattttaaaccATCCACCAGCTGGTTATACAGTCCAGTAAAGTCATTAGTTTCCAGTAATCAAGACAAAAGCGCCATCTCCACAAAGAGCAATGAAAGTGTGATTATTATATTGCTCTGGTTTTGGCCCTTTGGAGCCAGATTTAAGCTAGATGTCTGCAGCTCTCAGTATAACATCGAAGGCTGCTTGGTCACAGCAGACAGAAACCTCTACAACAAATCACATGGGGTCGTCATCCATCACAGAGACATCGCCGGAGACCTGTCCAACCTGCCGTCTCAACAGCGACCACCGTTCCAGAAGTGGATATGGCTGAACTTAGAGTCTCCTGTTCATTCACCTCGGCTGACTGGGCTCAACAGCTTGTTCAATCTGACTCTCAATTATCGTCAGGATTCTGACATTAGAGGCACTTATGGGACCGTCATAGCAAAAGAGACTAAGGAGGACTTTGTACCACctagcaaaaacaaactggtcTGCTGGATTGTAAGCAACTGGAGCCCCAATCATGCAAGAGCTAAATATTACAATGAACTGAAAAAATATGTCGATGTTCATGTATACGGACAAGCATTTGGGAATCGCATTTCTGGTGAGGAATGCCAGTCCATTGTGACCAGCTgtaagttttatttgtcttttgagAACTCCATATTCAAGGACTACATTACTGAAAAGTTTTATCGAGCCCTGTCTTTGGGCACAGTGCCAGTGGTTCTTGGCCCATCCAGACAGAACTATGAAAACTTTATTCAAGGAGACTCCTTTATTCACGTCAATGACTTCCCTTCACCCAAGGAGCTGGCAGAGTACCTGCTGCTTCTGGACAAGAATGAGTATCTGTACAAGAAATACTTTAAGTGGAGGCGGCACTTTACAGCGCACGGATACGGTCCCTGGGCAAGGCGGCTGTGTGACGCTTGTGCTTACTTGAAAAAGCACAATGAGTACAAATCAATCAATGACTTTATCAAGTGGTACTGGGGCTGA